A genomic segment from Triticum dicoccoides isolate Atlit2015 ecotype Zavitan chromosome 1A, WEW_v2.0, whole genome shotgun sequence encodes:
- the LOC119363631 gene encoding uncharacterized protein LOC119363631 yields the protein MEAKGASERDALIDLESGNNVVISEHGHGMDANFAVSPPRTPPNGGLNRVMHTKDEGNQHMDCSSPAMETASKNGDDRKSEGEEKLGLLDSSGGEKAKKKRSSSKKPPRPPRPPTHLPLDASDQKLLNELNELALLKRARIERMKALKKMKNGKQGSSNSNFCPMIITIIFCLVILWQGFCSRQASGVSFHGSPESSVREHSSLISIRFYKKNHSNVRPHGSTSAAPNNYETHHRGWRSVPRGERPRHEHVDRA from the exons ATGGAAGCCAAGGGCGCGAGCGAGCGGGATGCTCTGATCGACCTGGAGAGTGGGAACAACGTTGTTATCAGCGAGCATGGCCATGGAATGGATGCTAATTTTGCGGTGAGCCCACCCAGAACACCGCCAAATGGGGGGCTGAATCGTGTCATGCACACCAAGGATGAGGGGAATCAGCACATGGATTGTTCCTCGCCCGCTATGGAAACCGCTTCCAAGAATGGAGATGACAGGAAGTCCGAAGGGGAGGAGAAGCTGGGCCTCCTGGACAGTTCTGGAGGTGAGAAGGCAAAGAAGAAGCGGTCCAGCTCCAAGAAACCACCGCGGCCACCGAGGCCGCCGACGCATTTGCCGTTGGATGCTTCTGACCAGAAGCTCCTCAATGAGCTGAATGAGCTCGCTTTGTTGAAGCGGGCAAGGATTGAGCGGATGAAGGCTTTGAAGAAGATGAAGAATGGCAAACAGGGTTCCTCAAATAGCAATTTTTGTCCAATGATCATCACCATTATCTTCTGCCTCGTCATACTCTGGCAAG GGTTTTGCTCAAGGCAAGCATCTGGAGTAAGCTTCCACGGATCACCTGAATCTTCGGTTAGAGAGCATAGCAGCCTGATCTCCATTCGGTTCTACAAGAAGAACCATTCTAACGTCAGACCTCACGGTTCCACCTCCGCGGCTCCCAA CAACTACGAAACACACCACCGGGGCTGGAGATCCGTCCCGAGGGGAGAGAGGCCGCGGCACGAGCACGTCGACCGGGCATGA